One window from the genome of Yarrowia lipolytica chromosome 1B, complete sequence encodes:
- a CDS encoding uncharacterized protein (Compare to YALI0B19228g, no similarity), with protein MTLIRSAAAVCGNIVFHHGGLALKDDELCYTDDVYLYDLKTAAWTFLSKEEPYRASKQHSIGLRAEHTAIPLNHELVLVFGGRSPKTSSEFSSLTQYYVFDLSKRVWIERDELKEYSNIPKKLGSLYIGDSGEYGIYHGIEKSKVDRTVLRMANRTKSGPDSKSQSLVNGLYNLYKEGKCTDFTISGVDSGGDTIVEDRQEGDEKPKTVSLNAHTAVLYARWKYFANLYDSGMQESSSRSLHIEEPFPWVKALIHYLYTDSIEELDLETVAGVMILAHIYDLPELEDICTSQICNSAAYSTHQQVLFWYRGYVAENQLVQQKFARLCFESRDKVSKVQAFQDLERVGLLSTLCSDMFALSVQ; from the coding sequence ATGACTCTAATCcgctcagcagcagcagtgtGTGGAAACATTGTGTTTCACCATGGAGGCCTGGCTCTCAAAGATGACGAATTGTGCTACACTGACGACGTGTATCTTTACGACCTGAAAACCGCAGCCTGGACGTTTCTGagcaaggaggagccctACCGAGCTTCAAAGCAACACAGTATCGGCCTCAGAGCAGAACATACAGCTATTCCGCTCAACCATGAATTGGttcttgtttttggagGACGGTCTCCGAAGACATCCTCCGAGTTCTCGTCTCTCACTCAGTACTACGTCTTTGACCTCAGCAAACGCGTCTGGATTGAACgcgacgagctcaaggagtacTCCAACATCCCCAAGAAACTGGGATCGCTCTACATTGGCGATTCGGGTGAATATGGTATTTACCACGGCATAGAAAAATCCAAGGTTGACCGAACAGTGCTGAGAATGGCCAACCGCACAAAGTCGGGGCCCGATTCAAAGTCTCAGTCGTTAGTCAACGGGCTCTACAACCTCTACAAGGAGGGAAAGTGTACAGACTTCACAATTTCAGGAGTGGACAGTGGAGGAGACACGATAGTTGAAGACAGACAGGAAGGCGACGAGAAGCCCAAAACAGTCAGTCTCAATGCACACACGGCCGTTCTATATGCCAGATGGAAATATTTTGCCAACCTGTACGACTCAGGCATGCAAGAGTCGTCTTCACGAAGCCTACACATCGAAGAACCCTTCCCATGGGTCAAGGCTCTAATCCACTATCTCTACACCGACTCAattgaggagctggactTAGAGACGGTTGCCGGCGTGATGATTCTGGCCCACATTTACGACCTACCGGAACTGGAAGACATCTGCACCTCTCAAATCTGCAACTCAGCAGCCTACTCCACCCACCAGCAAGTGCTGTTCTGGTACCGGGGCTACGTGGCAGAAAACCAGCTCGTTCAACAGAAGTTTGCCCGGCTCTGCTTCGAGTCACGAGACAAGGTGTCTAAAGTGCAGGCTTTCCAGGACTTGGAGCGGGTTGGTCTTTTGTCGACGCTCTGCTCAGACATGTTCGCATTGTCTGTACAGTAA
- a CDS encoding uncharacterized protein (Compare to YALI0B19206g, similar to uniprot|P24871 Saccharomyces cerevisiae YLR210w CLB4 cyclin G2/M-specific P6.2.f6.1) has product MDRVSTSTAMLSPSLLTQTRTHDENSLHEYRKPTAAGGAPTKRVALGTVTNTASVATKAKVAISKPPQRITRQPLVAQNQNIPPLAAQTSTTSLVQPCPGSDDTVDEEVDTQTADVEPTQIEDDFYESDEEGPTQRFAVSESNPQALYPVVDKESMAELNRVATYFSTNNGVDLDENDDDTYDISMVAEYAEEIFTYMKELEVRFQPNPGYMDSQTEIHWAMRSILVDWLVQVHHRFSLLPETLFLTINYIDRFLTIKTVSLSKLQLVGAVALFVAAKYEEINCPSVQEIAYMVDNGYHVDEILKAERYMIDLLDFNLGWPGPMSFLRRTSKADDYDLETRTLAKYLLEVTIMEKTFVGAPPSWLAAAAHFLSRRMLNRGHWTDGHTYYSGYTEKQLLPAVMRIIQCCRDPLTHHKAIFEKYKDRKFKRASVYVQEWMDHEENNH; this is encoded by the coding sequence ATGGACAGAGTGAGTACCTCCACAGCAATGTTGTCACCTTCcctactaacacagacacgaACCCACGACGAAAACTCGCTACATGAGTACAGAAAGCCGACTGCGGCCGGAGGAGCCCCCACCAAACGAGTGGCACTCGGAACAGTGACCAACACCGCCTCGGTGGCtaccaaggccaaggttGCCATCTCCAAGCCACCCCAAAGAATCACCCGACAACCATTAGTCGCACAGAACCAAAACATTCCCCCATTAGCAGCACAAACGTCAACTACCTCGCTTGTGCAGCCGTGCCCTGGTTCTGACGACACcgtggacgaggaggtggacacACAGACGGCCGATGTTGAGCCAACACAGATAGAAGACGACTTCTACGAGTCCGACGAGGAAGGCCCCACCCAACGATTTGCTGTGTCGGAGTCCAACCCCCAGGCGCTGTACCCCGTGGTCGACAAGGAGTCCATGGCCGAGCTCAACCGAGTGGCCACCTACTTTAGCACAAACAACGGCGTGGATCTGGATgagaacgacgacgacactTACGACATTAGCATGGTGGCAGAATATGCGGAGGAGATCTTCACATACatgaaggagctggaggtgcGGTTCCAGCCCAACCCCGGATACATGGACTCGCAGACGGAGATCCACTGGGCCATGCGGTCCATTCTGGTGGACTGGCTGGTGCAGGTGCACCACCGGTTCTCGCTGCTACCCGAGACTCTCTTTCTCACCATCAACTACATTGACCGGTTTCTGACCATCAAGACAGTGAGTCTCAGCAAGCTGCAGTTGGTTGGCGCGGtggctctgtttgtggccgCCAAGTACGAGGAAATCAACTGCCCCAGCGTGCAGGAAATCGCATACATGGTTGATAATGGCTACCATGTagacgagattctcaaggccgagcGATACATGATCGACTTGCTGGATTTTAATCTAGGGTGGCCCGGCCCCATGTCGTTTCTGCGACGAACTTCCAAGGCCGACGACTACGACCTGGAAACCCGGACTCTCGCCAAGTATTTATTGGAGGTGACCATCATGGAGAAGACCTTTGTTGGCGCCCCACCATCGTGGCTTGCTGCCGCAGCACACTTTCTGTCGCGGCGCATGCTTAACCGTGGCCATTGGACCGATGGCCACACTTATTACTCTGGCTATACCGAAAAGCAGCTGCTGCCCGCCGTCATGCGGATCATCCAGTGCTGCCGGGACCCGCTTACCCACCACAAGGCCATTTTCgagaagtacaaggaccGCAAGTTCAAGCGTGCATCGGTCTATGTGCAGGAGTGGATGGACCATGAGGAAAACAACCACTAA
- a CDS encoding uncharacterized protein (Compare to YALI0B19250g, weakly similar to uniprot|P38731 Saccharomyces cerevisiae YHL040c ARN1 ferrichrome-type siderophore transporter) — MPEWKAIWKTIFNPEVTIAQDAPDLDGPGGVKEIENVTSIWSKKGLWIAWGSMLLLAVAIALDAQTVFVYSTFATSSFNQMSLLSALGVVQSVMYIATRPVMAKIADVLGRFEGLLLSIVILTVGFIMLAASPNIGTYFAAQIFYVFGQVGIQFMQQVFAADTSDLKNRTFFVILPNLCYLFVPWCAAPITNAVLKHTTWQWGYGMWCIIVPVVSIPVLTTMFVNKLKARRLGLQAGLAVKNFKKTVQHFDFIGLILLTAGLVTLFLAATLVKTSADWNKPHVLGMIIVGPICLTLFPIWEIFPKYPFLPFRVLRNRVLLTCCFYIALYFLAFYLYQPYYYSWLMVCKNLSVTAATNTSVTTTVSSTAGGLFTAIAIRYTKRIKPFIVVGSCIYLLGLGLSYNYRQPYHSLAQFIVSQAVEGVGAGMLGSPTQVMVQAVVSHNQVAAATAVYLSSTSIGNVVGDAISGAMYRQMYPKRLREYASFLNETEIDTIINNINEPLKYTWGSPERTQIVTAFNKVYRHMLYGPLIVAGAMIVISLTLPNINLDEIEQQVKGVVFGKSQKANQADENPVGDFGGNPVGGFGAEPVAAFAPEYNGQHDIEKNAYEQKLELDTESDKKSETRV, encoded by the coding sequence ATGCCTGAGTGGAAAGCCATCTGGAAAACCATCTTCAACCCGGAGGTGACCATCGCCCAGGACGCTCCTGATCTCGACGGTCCCGGAGGagtcaaggagattgagaacgTGACCTCCATCTGGTCCAAGAAGGGTCTGTGGATCGCCTGGGGctccatgctgctgctggccgtTGCCATTGCTCTGGACGCCCAGACTGTCTTCGTCTACTCCACCTTcgccacctcctccttcaacCAAATGTCACTGCTGTCTGCTCTCGGAGTTGTGCAGTCCGTGATGTACATTGCTACTCGACCTGTCATGGCCAAGATTGCTGATGTCCTGGGTCGATTCGAgggtctgctgctctccATTGTCATCCTGACTGTTGGATTCATCATGCTGGCAGCTTCGCCCAACATTGGTACCTACTTTGCTGCCCAGATCTTCTACGTTTTTGGCCAGGTCGGAATCCAGTTCATGCAGCAGGTGTTTGCTGCTGATACCTCCGACCTGAAGAACCGTACCTTCTTCGTCATTCTACCTAACCTGTGCTACCTGTTTGTGCCCTGGTGCGCTGCCCCCATCACCAACGCCGTGCTCAAGCACACCACCTGGCAGTGGGGATACGGAATGTGGTGCATCATCGTACCCGTGGTCTCCATCCCTGTGCTCACCACAATGTTCgtcaacaagctcaaggcccGACGATTGGGTCTGCAGGCCGGTCTGGCAGTCAAGaacttcaagaagaccgTCCAGCACTTTGACTTCATCGGTCTGATTCTGCTGACTGCAGGCCTCGTCACTCTGTTCCTGGCTGCTACTCTCGTCAAGACCTCTGCCGACTGGAACAAGCCCCACGTTCTGGGCATGATCATCGTCGGACCCATCTGTCTGACCCTCTTCCCCATCTGGGAAATCTTCCCCAAATACCCGTTCCTGCCCTTCCGAGTGCTCCGCAACCGAGTTCTGCTCACTTGCTGCTTCTACATCGCCCTCTACTTCCTGGCCTTTTATCTTTACCAGCCTTACTACTATTCCTGGCTGATGGTATGCAAGAACCTGAGTGTTACTGCTGCTACCAACACCTCCGTGACTACCACCGTCTCTTCTACTGCCGGAGGTCTGTTCACTGCTATTGCTATCCGATACACCAAGCGAATCAAGCCCTTCATTGTCGTTGGATCATGCATCTACCTGCTTGGTCTGGGTCTCTCCTACAACTACCGACAGCCCTACCACTCCCTGGCACAGTTCATTGTCTCACAGGCTGTGGAAGGTGTCGGAGCTGGTATGCTGGGATCCCCTACCCAGGTCATGGTCCAGGCTGTTGTCTCTCATAACCAGGTCGCAGCTGCTACTGCCGTCTACCTGTCTTCTACCTCCATTGGTAACGTTGTTGGAGACGCCATCTCTGGTGCCATGTACCGACAGATGTACCCCAAGCGACTGCGGGAGTACGCCTCTTTCCTCAACGAAACCGAGATTGacaccatcatcaacaacatcaacgaGCCCCTCAAGTACACCTGGGGTTCTCCTGAGCGAACCCAGATTGTCACCGCCTTCAACAAGGTCTACCGACACATGCTTTATGGTCCTTTGATTGTTGCTGGTGCCATGATTGTCATTTCCCTGACTCTTCCTAATATCAACctcgacgagattgagcagcaggTCAAGGGAGTGGTCTTCGGCAAGTCCCAGAAGGCCAACCAGGCCGACGAGAACCCTGTTGGCGACTTTGGAGGAAACCCTGTTGGTGGCTTCGGAGCCGAGCCCGTCGCCGCCTTCGCTCCCGAGTACAACGGACAGCATGATATTGAGAAGAACGCGTACGAGCAGAAACTCGAGTTGGACACTGAGTCCGACAAGAAGTCCGAGACCCGTGTCTAA